In Fragaria vesca subsp. vesca linkage group LG5, FraVesHawaii_1.0, whole genome shotgun sequence, the genomic stretch ATTCAGGAGGAGATGAATGATCATCCACTGAATCGACAAACATCTTCCAAGCCGCTTAGCTTAGGAGAAAGATATAATTTATGAAGCAGACAAATGGTGTTATTGTATGAGCTCTACTAGTGGTCTAGAGAGAAGACTCCCAAATGTGAACTGGAAGAAAGTTTTAAAGTGGGAAACATAACTTGAAAAGATTCAAGAAAATACTAAATTGGCAAGTTCAAGTTATTGAAAAGGCTATCTTGTTCATGTGTGAAACAGATTCTGGAGTTCACAGTAACCTAAAGAGTAGGTTAAGTTTAGAGTTATAGAGCTAAGTTGGCCGCAGTGTCAGAAACAAATCAAGCATCACAAACCAATGACATTCCTGATGGCTAATAAGGAACAAATACATCAGAGATATTAAGGTTCATTTCTTAAAACTGCTGGTGTTCACAGTTTAGTCGTATCAACTTTGAATCTTTGATACATCCCGAATGATGGAAGACCAACACTTAGTTATTCAACCGATAAATCCAAGAACTCAAAACTTCAGTTGCTTAGCCATAAACAAACAATGGATGAAGGAATTAAAAAAAGAAGAGAAAATAACTAAAACTGTCTCAGGCATTTCATCATACAGTTGGTGAGCAACAATATCAGAATACATACGAGCCACTGATGGTTCAGAATCACAAAACGTAAACAGAAAAGAACAAAAGCAAAAACCCAGAACTGACGCACTACCTGGAATCAAACAAGGAGGGAAGGAGGGAAAAAATCCCCAAAAACCTTCGGACCATTTCTCGTTTTATGCGTGCCATACTCGCGCAGGGCTACGTTAATCTTAACGATATCATTCCAATTTTATCGGATGTCCCCGAAGAGACAAACTGTACTGCCATGTTTTCATATATGAACAGCTTTCTGTTTTCGCTTTCTTCGATGTGGGAGTCTGGGAACCAATTTTACCAAAGCATGTGCACCTCACGTGTCTTCTATCGAAGTAGTAGTAAAAGGTTTAAAACTGCAGACTTCAACCGCTTTTTATTTTTTTGAGACTTAAACTGCTATTGACCGAAAATTATACAACGCACCCGTCCATTTCCGCCGTCCATTTTGAAAAAGTCAAAAGTCCGCGTCAAATGGACGGCGGAGATGGACGGGTGCGCTGAATACGCTCTCTGCTATTGACACCTAAGTAAGTTAAACTTACTGTTTATACGTACTTGAAGATCAAGTTTTTTTTTCGATTGATACTTGAAGATCATGTTGCAACGTTGTATTTCCGGGTCTTCGGTTTTAGTGAAGGTATATATTTATGAAACAAAATTGGGCTTCAAGTGAGGCAGTGAAACAGGATTTACACAAATGTTCCCTCTCATCATAGCTTAGGTTATCCTTCAACATACATAGTTTGTTAGATATATAATACAACTTGTGGTAGCTAGTCTTCTTCTTGTCTGCTACAAATCTAAAGGAGGTAGGGAACATACAGTTTGGTATCACTTGCATGTGGAATCAAAGTGGGGCTGAAGTTACCCATGTGATCTCTCACAAGCTAGTGCATCAAACTGGAGCCCAACTCAGTTCTTCTTCACCAATCATTTCATGTAGCTAGCAGATGAGTTTCCACATACCATATCACCTATATATACACACATGACCAACTCCATCAGCAACTCAAGTCCTCTCCTTGCAAGCTATCAAACCAATCTCTCTCTCTTTTTTCCCAAGTGATCCTTTGAATTCATTCTTTGCTTCTTTGATCATTTCAGTATATAGAAACCATGGGTTTTCGATTGCCTCGAATTGCAAACACAAAGTCATCAGATATCCCAAAAGGTCACTTTGTGGTCTATGTTGGAGAGAGCCGCAAGAAACGATTTGTGGTTCCATTATCATATTTGAACCAACCTTTGTTTCAGAATTTGCTGAGTCAAGCTGAAGAAGAATTCGGATACCATCATCCAATGGGAGGTATCACAATTCCTTGCAGTGAAGACACTTTCCTTGGTGTTACTTCTCGCTGTAGTGTGTGAGTCAAGAACACTAAGGAAGTGGGGTTGGATATACAACATCCTCATTTGGAAACTCGCAGCTGAGTCAAGATGAAGAAGAGGCTAACTCATCATGTACTCGATCAATTCGCCTCTTGCACTGAGGGAAA encodes the following:
- the LOC101298230 gene encoding uncharacterized protein LOC101298230, with amino-acid sequence MGFQLPRIANTKTSDIPKGYFAVYVGESQKKRFVVPISYLNQPLFLDLLSQAEEEFGYHHPMGGITIPCSEDTFLDLTSRLSYIETMGFRLPRIANTKSSDIPKGHFVVYVGESRKKRFVVPLSYLNQPLFQNLLSQAEEEFGYHHPMGGITIPCSEDTFLGVTSRCSV